A single genomic interval of Cucumis sativus cultivar 9930 chromosome 5, Cucumber_9930_V3, whole genome shotgun sequence harbors:
- the LOC101218561 gene encoding geraniol 8-hydroxylase, with product MSEEDDMDFFTFPLFIFLIFTCINLCRLIPARRNPKLPPGPTPLPIIGNLLALGDKPHLSLTNLAKSYGPILSLKFGQVTTVVVSSPETIQQVLQTHDNVLSYRFIPDAATVYDHAELGLPWIPISPNYKNHRKIFNNYLLSPKALDASRNLRRMRIDKHLDNIRRCAVNGEVVDIGTTLFSLALNLISYSIWSMDLVDTDSEMTKEFKATLRGSLEEMGRPNISDFFPVLKKMDVQGVRRRTAIHFGKMLGLIDEMIDKRLKMQETPDFTPKNDMLHHLLNMKEDNNEIPLDRNQIKHSIFVLFSGSSDTTGSVAQWAMAYLLKYPKVMCKAKEELLEVIGKGNPIEESHMEKLPYLQAIIKEVLRMQSSFLIPRKSESEVTILGFTVPKGTQIIVNLWASCRDPNLWENPDVFMPERFLESKARNFEFIPFSHGRRTCPGKGMAMRMLYLTVGSLIHCFDWKLEDGVTPENLNMDAKYELILVKSQPVRAIPLLI from the exons ATGAGCGAAGAAGACGATATGGATTTCTTCACCTTCCctctcttcatctttcttATCTTCACTTGCATAAACCTCTGCCGTTTGATTCCGGCGAGACGAAACCCCAAGCTTCCCCCCGGACCAACCCCTCTTCCCATCATCGGAAACCTTTTGGCTCTTGGAGACAAACCCCACCTTTCTCTCACCAATCTCGCCAAGTCTTACGGTCCAATTCTGTCGTTAAAGTTCGGCCAAGTCACCACCGTTGTTGTATCGTCCCCGGAGACAATCCAACAAGTTCTTCAAACACATGACAATGTCTTGTCTTACAGATTCATTCCCGATGCGGCAACGGTTTACGACCACGCCGAACTAGGACTCCCATGGATTCCCATCTCCCCTAATTACAAAAACCATAGAAAAATCTTCAACAACTATCTTTTATCTCCCAAGGCTCTCGACGCCAGTCGAAATCTTCGCCGCATGAGGATAGACAAACATCTTGATAACATCCGACGATGCGCAGTGAATGGCGAGGTGGTGGACATTGGAacaactttattttcattGGCGCTTAATTTGATATCGTATTCAATTTGGTCCATGGATTTGGTGGACACGGATTCGGAAATGACTAAAGAATTCAAGGCAACCCTGAGAGGAAGCTTGGAAGAAATGGGAAGACCAAATATTAGTGACTTTTTTCCTGTGTTGAAGAAGATGGATGTTCAAGGTGTAAGGAGACGCACCGCCATTCATTTTGGAAAGATGTTAGGTTTGATTGATGAGATGATTGACAAACGGTTGAAGATGCAGGAAACACCTGACTTCACACCCAAAAATGATATGCTACATCATCTTCTCAACATGAAGGAGGACAACAATGAGATACCTCTTGATAGAAACCAAatcaaacattcaatattC gttttattttcaGGAAGCTCTGATACAACAGGATCAGTGGCACAATGGGCAATGGCATATCTCTTAAAATATCCAAAGGTGATGTGTAAAGCCAAAGAAGAGCTATTAGAAGTGATAGGTAAAGGGAATCCAATTGAAGAATCACACATGGAGAAGCTTCCATATTTACAAGCAATCATCAAAGAAGTCTTAAGAATGCAATCATCATTTCTAATTCCACGGAAATCAGAATCAGAAGTAACAATTTTAGGATTTACAGTTCCAAAAGGGACTCAAATTATTGTGAATTTATGGGCTTCATGTAGAGACCCAAATTTATGGGAAAATCCAGATGTGTTCATGCCAGAAAGGTTCTTGGAAAGTAAAGcaagaaattttgagtttattcCATTTAGTCATGGGAGGAGGACTTGTCCTGGTAAGGGAATGGCAATGAGAATGTTGTATTTGACAGTTGGTTCTTTGATTCATTGCTTTGATTGGAAGCTTGAAGATGGAGTTACACCTGAGAATTTGAATATGGATGCAAAATATGAACTTATTCTAGTCAAATCTCAACCAGTACGAGCTATACCTcttcttatttaa
- the LOC101208333 gene encoding probable sugar phosphate/phosphate translocator At1g12500, whose protein sequence is MGAEAPTWATRRLSNQTPSTVDHVLDFPTTAPPPARSPTISTAFIVLSWYLSNIGVLLLNKYLLSFYGFRFPIFLTMLHMVSCTFYSYLSILFLKIVPTQQIQSRTQFLKILALSAIFCFSVVCGNTSLRYLPVSFNQAIGATTPFFTAIFAFLITCKREPAGVYFALLPVVFGIVLASNSEPLFHFLGFLICVGSTAGRALKSVVQGILLTAEGEKLHSMNLLRFMAPMAAGILLPVTLYVEGNVAAITAEKARADPYILFLLIGNATVAYLVNLTNFLVTKHTSALTLQVLGNAKAAVAAVVSILIFRNPVTVMGMAGFSVTVMGVVIYGEAKKRSKNTTD, encoded by the coding sequence ATGGGCGCCGAGGCACCCACATGGGCCACCCGTCGTCTTAGCAACCAAACTCCCTCCACCGTCGATCACGTCCTCGATTTCCCAACCACCGCTCCCCCTCCCGCCAGATCCCCCACCATTTCAACCGCCTTCATCGTTCTCTCCTGGTACCTTTCCAACATCGGTGTCCTCCTTCTCAACAAGTACCTCCTCAGCTTCTATGGCTTCCGGTTCCCCATCTTCCTTACCATGCTCCACATGGTTTCCTGTACATTCTACAGCTACCTCTCTATTCTCTTCCTCAAAATTGTACCCACCCAGCAAATCCAATCTCGTACCCAATTTCTTAAAATCCTCGCTCTCAGCGCCATTTTCTGTTTCTCCGTCGTCTGCGGCAACACTTCTCTTCGTTACCTACCTGTTTCCTTCAATCAAGCCATCGGCGCAACTACCCCTTTCTTCACTGCCATTTTTGCCTTTCTGATTACTTGTAAGAGGGAGCCTGCCGGGGTTTATTTTGCGCTTTTGCCTGTAGTGTTCGGGATCGTTCTAGCTAGCAATAGCGAACCTCTGTTTCACTTTCTTGGGTTTTTGATCTGTGTTGGCTCCACCGCTGGGCGGGCTTTGAAATCCGTGGTACAGGGGATTCTGTTGACTGCTGAAGGGGAAAAGCTTCACTCAATGAATCTTTTGCGGTTTATGGCGCCGATGGCTGCGGGAATTTTGCTTCCCGTTACGCTCTATGTGGAAGGAAATGTCGCGGCGATCACGGCAGAGAAAGCGCGGGCAGAtccttatattttatttctgttGATTGGGAATGCAACGGTGGCGTATTTGGTGAACTTGACGAATTTCTTAGTGACGAAACACACGAGTGCTTTGACGTTGCAGGTGCTGGGAAATGCAAAGGCGGCAGTAGCGGCCGTCGTGTCGATTCTGATATTTAGGAATCCGGTGACGGTGATGGGAATGGCGGGATTCTCGGTGACGGTAATGGGTGTGGTGATTTACGGTGAGGCGAAGAAGAGATCGAAGAATACGACGGATTAA